A single window of Sebastes umbrosus isolate fSebUmb1 chromosome 16, fSebUmb1.pri, whole genome shotgun sequence DNA harbors:
- the ythdf2 gene encoding YTH domain-containing family protein 2, whose protein sequence is MSASSLLEQRPKGQANKVQNGAVTQKDTLNDDEFEPYLNTQARQSNAYTAMSDSYMPSYYSPSIGFSYSLNEAAWSTGGDPPMPYLASYGQLSNGEPHYLPDAMFGQPGPLGNNPFLGQHGFNFFPSGIDFSAWGNNSSQGQSATPQSSGYSSSYAYAPSSLGGAMIDGQSPFAPAANEPLNKAPGMNSLDQGMAGLKIGGAAPGGNGDMAPKVVGSGLPGGGPLGPVSSVGPPIMPPVSIAPAKPASWADIASKPAKPQPKLKTKGGMAGANLPPPPIKHNMDIGTWDNKGTMPKAATPQQVPSIPSNGQPPNQASPQPGATAGGNPQMPLSNGQLVAPVSQMGQHQLPPGGQPGMAQMPQPPLSQGPPPPSQQQQPSQPTRWVPPRNRANGFGDGSGSGTGQSPPTSSGVGAVPGVPSEPHPVLEKLRMVNNYNPKDFDWNPKQGRVFIIKSYSEDDIHRSIKYNIWCSTEHGNKRLDAAYRSLGGKGPLYLLFSVNGSGHFCGVAEMRSPVDYNTSAGVWSQDKWKGRFDVRWIFVKDVPNSQLRHIRLENNENKPVTNSRDTQEVPLDKARQVLKIIAGYKHTTSIFDDFSHYEKRQEEEECVKKVEVQGSEPYPSNPSNRSHYRLQERQGRVK, encoded by the exons aGCAATGCCTATACGGCCATGTCGGACTCGTACATGCCCAGCTACTACAGCCCCTCCATAGGATTTTCCTACTCCTTAAACGAGGCAGCATGGTCCACAGGTGGGGACCCTCCTATGCCTTACCTGGCCTCCTATGGACAGTTGAGCAATGGGGAGCCCCACTACCTCCCGGACGCTATGTTTGGCCAGCCAGGTCCCCTGGGGAACAACCCTTTCCTGGGTCAGCATGGATTCAACTTCTTCCCCAGTGGCATCGACTTCTCGGCATGGGGCAATAACAGCTCTCAGGGACAGTCGGCGACACCGCAGAGCTCTGGCTACAGCAGCAGCTATGCCTATGCTCCCAGCTCACTTGGGGGTGCCATGATCGATGGACAGTCCCCGTTTGCACCTGCTGCCAACGAGCCCCTGAACAAGGCACCTGGTATGAACAGCCTTGACCAGGGCATGGCGGGGCTTAAGATCGGTGGTGCCGCTCCTGGTGGTAACGGGGACATGGCTCCTAAGGTGGTTGGCTCTGGCTTACCTGGCGGGGGTCCCCTTGGCCCTGTATCATCTGTAGGACCTCCCATCATGCCTCCCGTCTCAATTGCCCCTGCCAAGCCCGCCTCCTGGGCCGATATTGCCAGCAAGCCAGCCAAGCCTCAACCCAAGCTGAAAACCAAGGGTGGCATGGCCGGTGCCAATTTGCCTCCTCCGCCCATTAAACACAACATGGACATCGGCACTTGGGACAACAAGGGCACCATGCCTAAAGCCGCCACCCCTCAGCAGGTCCCCTCTATTCCCAGCAACGGGCAGCCGCCCAATCAGGCTTCTCCACAGCCCGGAGCTACCGCTGGAGGGAACCCACAAATGCCCCTCAGCAATGGACAGCTGGTAGCCCCCGTTTCCCAGATGGGGCAGCATCAGCTTCCACCCGGTGGGCAACCAGGTATGGCTCAGATGCCCcagcctcctctctcccagggtcctcctcctccaagcCAACAACAGCAACCTTCTCAACCTACTCGTTGGGTCCCTCCACGGAACCGGGCCAATGGATTTGGGGATGGCAGTGGGAGTGGTACAGGCCAGTCTCCTCCCACTTCCTCTGGTGTGGGTGCGGTTCCTGGGGTCCCCTCTGAGCCTCACCCAGTCTTAGAGAAGTTGCGCATGGTCAACAATTATAACCCCAAGGACTTTGACTGGAATCCCAAGCAGGGCAGGGTGTTTATCATCAAGAGTTACTCCGAGGATGACATCCATCGCTCCATCAAGTACAACATCTGGTGCAGCACGGAGCACGGCAACAAGAGGCTTGATGCAGCTTACCGCTCATTGGGTGGCAAAGGGCCGCTCTATCTTCTGTTCAGTGTCAATGGGAGTGGTCACTTCTGTGGCGTAGCAGAGATGCGCTCACCCGTGGACTACAACACGTCTGCTGGCGTGTGGTCACAGGACAAGTGGAAGGGTCGTTTTGATGTGCGCTGGATCTTTGTTAAGGACGTTCCCAACAGTCAGCTACGGCACATTCGACTTGAGAACAACGAAAACAAGCCAGTGACCAACTCTCGGGACACACAGGAGGTACCACTGGACAAGGCCAGGCAGGTGCTAAAGATCATCGCTGGATATAAACACACCACTTCCATCTTCGATGACTTTTCTCACTACGAGAAGCgtcaggaagaggaagagtgtGTGAAAAAG GTGGAGGTCCAAGGCAGTGAGCCATATCCCAGCAACCCAAGCAACAGGAGTCATTACAGGCTGCAG GAGCGCCAGGGACGAGTCAAGTAA